Proteins encoded in a region of the Petroclostridium xylanilyticum genome:
- the yyaC gene encoding spore protease YyaC: MIESQQHTIYINSNHPGAFREFTLALSELLNDASLPLYDHIIIMCIGTDRSTGDSLGPLVGYKLNNLKYRNVHVLGTLDQPVHAKNLEENLQYVKMTYSNPLIIAIDACLGRTDHIGYVTVSRKPIKPGAGVNKDLPEVGDISITGIVNFSGFMDFVVLQNTRLSIVMKMTDLITSGLKYVLWKQCNHTIAPYSLVKRKDFIF, encoded by the coding sequence ATGATAGAATCTCAGCAGCACACCATTTATATCAATAGCAATCACCCCGGTGCCTTTAGAGAATTTACCCTGGCATTATCAGAACTTTTGAACGATGCTTCTCTTCCCCTGTATGATCATATTATCATCATGTGCATCGGAACTGACCGTTCTACCGGGGATAGTCTTGGACCATTGGTAGGATACAAACTTAATAATCTTAAATATCGAAATGTACATGTATTGGGAACGCTAGACCAACCGGTGCATGCAAAAAATCTGGAAGAAAATTTGCAATATGTTAAAATGACTTACAGCAATCCGTTAATTATTGCTATTGATGCCTGCCTGGGCCGGACGGACCATATAGGGTATGTCACAGTATCAAGAAAACCTATCAAACCGGGTGCAGGAGTAAATAAAGATCTCCCTGAAGTTGGAGACATTTCCATTACCGGAATTGTTAATTTTAGCGGTTTTATGGATTTCGTCGTCTTGCAAAATACCCGGCTGAGTATTGTAATGAAAATGACAGACCTGATTACATCAGGTCTGAAGTATGTACTGTGGAAACAGTGCAACCATACGATCGCGCCATACAGTTTAGTGAAAAGGAAAGATTTTATTTTCTAA
- a CDS encoding efflux RND transporter periplasmic adaptor subunit, giving the protein MMTKWKITSLILTVFMTVALFSGCGKKKQEEVVVPLTPVEAYKVAKGDIQVTYAASGRINALKEVSIIPKVPGKVESVLKDIGDRVKEGEILFTLEKKSLYQQLEQLDAQLTQQLIQAEASLKQLEIQYNNAKTDYENGKALYEGEAISKQALDGYKKALELAEVQYKNAQDNYAILQNKAAKSVITTQKEAVSQNIEDSDVRTPISGIVAQKNIEVGEMVSQQMPAYTIVDMDKVVVETTVTERIINKITKGQEVLVTVQSLGGKQFKGVVDAMSPAVTGQNIGYPVKIIIKNETHELKPGMFAEVKFVTDKKDSVVVIPMEAVITRNANSFVFVLEGDVAKKRDVKVGFKDDKNYEIISGLQEGELVIIKGQQFVADGEKVQPVGGAK; this is encoded by the coding sequence ATGATGACAAAGTGGAAAATTACAAGTCTAATTTTAACAGTGTTTATGACAGTAGCACTTTTTTCAGGGTGTGGCAAAAAGAAACAGGAAGAGGTTGTAGTGCCGCTCACTCCTGTAGAGGCATATAAAGTGGCAAAAGGGGATATCCAGGTTACATATGCAGCATCAGGGCGTATCAATGCGTTAAAAGAAGTATCCATTATTCCCAAGGTACCTGGTAAGGTAGAATCAGTACTGAAAGATATTGGTGATAGGGTAAAGGAAGGGGAGATATTATTTACCCTTGAAAAGAAAAGTTTATACCAGCAGCTGGAGCAACTGGATGCTCAACTCACACAGCAGCTTATACAGGCGGAAGCATCACTAAAACAGCTTGAAATCCAGTACAATAATGCCAAAACCGATTATGAAAATGGTAAGGCATTATATGAAGGAGAAGCAATATCCAAACAGGCACTGGATGGATATAAAAAGGCACTTGAACTGGCAGAAGTACAATATAAGAATGCCCAGGACAATTATGCGATTTTACAAAATAAAGCAGCGAAATCAGTAATTACAACTCAAAAGGAAGCTGTATCACAGAATATCGAAGATTCGGATGTAAGAACACCTATTTCCGGTATTGTGGCACAAAAGAATATAGAAGTGGGAGAGATGGTATCCCAGCAAATGCCGGCCTATACCATTGTAGACATGGATAAAGTAGTTGTAGAAACAACGGTAACCGAAAGAATCATCAATAAGATTACAAAAGGACAAGAGGTGCTTGTAACAGTCCAGTCTTTAGGAGGCAAGCAGTTTAAGGGAGTGGTAGATGCCATGAGTCCTGCTGTTACCGGCCAAAACATCGGTTATCCTGTGAAAATTATCATCAAAAATGAAACGCATGAGCTCAAGCCGGGTATGTTTGCAGAAGTAAAATTTGTTACTGACAAAAAAGACAGTGTCGTAGTAATACCAATGGAAGCCGTCATAACCCGGAATGCTAACAGCTTTGTATTTGTGCTGGAAGGAGATGTTGCAAAGAAGAGAGATGTAAAAGTCGGATTCAAAGATGATAAAAACTATGAAATCATCAGTGGCCTTCAAGAAGGCGAACTGGTTATTATTAAAGGACAGCAGTTTGTAGCTGATGGGGAAAAAGTGCAGCCGGTAGGGGGGGCAAAATAA
- a CDS encoding SpoIIE family protein phosphatase, giving the protein MNNFSELDILKIAISVEEDGVKLYNEMFANAKKDEKRQQVFLALANEERNHAAIFKNLYKETLEKWNKQNEHAIFENHVAGTIQSLVNYFILPKEDVFLDKQKSFKEIVNDALEQEYRSMQFYSKLAQNAQNDEVQKLLYSIIKEEEQHVIKLKEMIYYNKPSISIEEHIHFIESILNGMEDWVRVVDLEDNIIYANNAMKEELGYYLIGRKCFEVIGRTVPCDDCVSKQAATLYKAEQKEEKINGKIYSVMSSPLKNLNGEVEAVIEVLRDVTQERLMEAKIKAQNKKLNDDLQIARKMQYSLLPKELETDGIGFTYMYRPCEAIGGDFFDVFRIDHSHVGVYIADVSGHGVPASMLTMFLRQTIKKDELSPAQVLTHLFQKFNEIDFGPNMYITMFYAIIDINTGEIRYANAGHNMLPIVFNDKQLFCLEAAGIPISNWVEEIEYKEYSEKLASGDKLLFSTDGITEVRNPSGEMYGNHRLTELILNNKQKDIYEIKNLIINDTYNFKYGEKLDDSEILDDMTLVFLEIK; this is encoded by the coding sequence ATGAATAATTTTTCGGAGTTGGATATTTTAAAAATTGCGATATCTGTTGAAGAAGATGGCGTGAAGCTGTACAATGAAATGTTTGCTAATGCAAAGAAGGATGAGAAGAGGCAGCAGGTATTTTTGGCTTTAGCAAATGAAGAAAGAAACCATGCTGCAATTTTTAAAAATTTATATAAAGAAACACTGGAAAAATGGAATAAACAAAATGAACATGCCATATTTGAAAATCATGTTGCAGGAACTATTCAATCCCTTGTAAATTACTTTATATTGCCGAAAGAGGATGTATTTTTAGATAAGCAGAAAAGCTTTAAAGAGATTGTTAATGATGCTTTAGAACAGGAGTACAGATCGATGCAGTTTTATTCCAAGCTGGCACAAAACGCTCAAAATGATGAGGTACAAAAGCTGCTGTACTCCATTATAAAAGAAGAAGAACAGCATGTTATTAAATTAAAAGAGATGATTTATTATAATAAGCCGAGTATTTCAATAGAAGAGCATATCCATTTTATTGAAAGTATTCTGAATGGTATGGAGGATTGGGTAAGAGTAGTAGACCTTGAAGATAATATTATTTATGCAAATAATGCAATGAAGGAAGAATTAGGTTATTATCTGATTGGCAGAAAGTGCTTTGAAGTGATCGGAAGGACCGTACCCTGTGATGATTGTGTTTCCAAACAAGCTGCAACTTTGTACAAGGCAGAGCAAAAGGAGGAAAAAATCAACGGCAAAATTTATTCTGTGATGAGTTCGCCTCTTAAAAATTTAAATGGAGAAGTGGAGGCAGTAATAGAGGTTTTAAGGGATGTAACCCAGGAAAGGTTGATGGAGGCAAAAATAAAAGCACAGAATAAAAAACTAAATGATGATTTGCAAATTGCAAGGAAAATGCAATACAGTTTACTTCCAAAGGAATTAGAAACAGATGGGATAGGCTTTACCTATATGTACAGACCGTGCGAAGCTATAGGAGGAGACTTTTTTGATGTATTCCGAATTGACCATTCACATGTAGGAGTTTATATTGCCGATGTATCCGGACACGGAGTTCCAGCCTCCATGCTTACCATGTTTTTAAGGCAGACCATAAAAAAAGATGAACTATCTCCTGCACAAGTATTGACTCATTTGTTTCAAAAATTTAATGAAATTGATTTTGGACCCAATATGTACATTACCATGTTTTATGCAATTATTGATATAAACACCGGAGAAATCAGATATGCAAATGCGGGACATAATATGTTGCCTATCGTGTTTAATGATAAGCAGCTATTCTGTTTAGAAGCTGCCGGCATTCCTATAAGTAACTGGGTAGAGGAAATAGAGTACAAGGAATATAGCGAAAAATTAGCTTCCGGGGACAAATTACTGTTTTCTACCGATGGTATTACTGAGGTGCGAAATCCTTCCGGCGAGATGTATGGTAATCATAGACTAACAGAACTTATTTTAAACAACAAACAGAAAGATATTTATGAAATAAAAAATTTAATCATTAATGATACATATAATTTTAAATATGGGGAAAAATTAGATGATAGCGAGATATTAGACGATATGACATTGGTATTTTTAGAAATAAAATGA
- a CDS encoding J domain-containing protein, whose translation MKNPYEVLGVREGASEEEIKRAYRDLARKYHPDQYANNPLSDLAQEKMKEINEAYDFLMKNKGGHRQQSQSNNWGNQNYNSNSYDAYIQIRRMIEMGNVAEADRMLENIPNHDAEWYFLKGAVLLRRGWYDQARQYFQQAVNMNPANPEYRAALNNITFRNTTYRNVGGGMGYGGGMSTCDCCTSMICADCCCECLGGDLISCC comes from the coding sequence ATGAAAAATCCTTATGAAGTATTAGGAGTGCGAGAGGGTGCAAGTGAGGAAGAAATAAAAAGGGCATACCGCGACCTGGCGAGGAAATATCATCCTGACCAGTATGCAAATAATCCTCTATCCGATCTGGCACAGGAAAAAATGAAGGAAATCAATGAAGCATATGATTTTCTAATGAAAAATAAAGGTGGTCACCGTCAGCAAAGTCAGAGTAATAATTGGGGAAATCAGAACTATAATAGTAATAGTTATGATGCATATATACAAATACGCCGTATGATTGAAATGGGTAATGTTGCCGAAGCCGACCGTATGCTTGAAAATATTCCTAATCACGATGCAGAATGGTATTTTTTAAAAGGGGCTGTATTACTTAGAAGAGGCTGGTATGACCAGGCGCGTCAATACTTCCAGCAGGCAGTCAATATGAACCCTGCCAATCCTGAATACCGGGCGGCATTAAATAATATAACTTTTAGAAATACAACCTACAGGAATGTCGGCGGAGGAATGGGCTACGGTGGCGGTATGTCAACCTGTGATTGCTGCACCTCCATGATCTGTGCCGATTGCTGTTGTGAATGTTTGGGAGGAGACCTTATTAGTTGTTGTTAA
- a CDS encoding Cof-type HAD-IIB family hydrolase, with translation MQYKLLAIDLDDTLLRHDLAISQRNIAAVREAVQKGVKVTLASGRATQSVQHYLDVLGLEIPVIAYQGARVVDTKTGQVMYKKEIEPDRAMPVIRFAEKTGIHCNVYVDDVIYVEEMSKWAEFYHSLSKIIPMKAVGKLSEFLDKPTTKIILIDEHERLQEIKSEVQKLVDEDINVFFSKPNYLEFTNRYGTKGAAVKFLGEYFGINREEIMVIGDTYNDISMIEYAGLGVCMNNGPEEVKKLADYITLSNEEDGVAHAIEKFLL, from the coding sequence ATGCAATATAAGTTATTGGCTATCGATCTTGATGATACACTGCTGCGCCATGACCTTGCAATTAGCCAAAGAAATATTGCTGCAGTGCGTGAAGCCGTGCAGAAAGGTGTAAAGGTTACCCTGGCATCCGGTAGGGCTACTCAATCGGTACAGCACTACCTGGATGTTTTGGGTTTGGAAATACCTGTAATTGCTTACCAGGGTGCACGGGTAGTAGATACTAAAACCGGACAAGTTATGTATAAAAAAGAAATAGAACCTGACCGCGCAATGCCGGTTATTAGATTTGCCGAAAAAACTGGTATTCATTGCAATGTCTATGTAGATGACGTAATCTATGTGGAAGAAATGAGTAAATGGGCTGAATTTTACCATAGTTTATCAAAAATTATACCTATGAAAGCAGTCGGAAAGCTCAGTGAATTTTTAGATAAGCCTACCACCAAGATTATTTTAATTGATGAGCATGAAAGACTGCAAGAAATAAAGTCTGAGGTGCAAAAACTGGTTGATGAAGATATAAATGTATTCTTCTCAAAGCCCAATTATTTGGAATTTACCAATAGATATGGAACAAAAGGAGCAGCAGTAAAATTTTTAGGAGAATATTTTGGAATCAACAGGGAAGAGATTATGGTCATTGGGGATACCTATAATGATATCAGTATGATAGAATATGCCGGCCTGGGGGTATGTATGAACAATGGGCCGGAAGAAGTAAAGAAACTGGCAGACTATATAACTCTATCTAATGAAGAAGATGGTGTGGCTCATGCAATCGAAAAGTTTCTTTTATAA
- a CDS encoding DUF5685 family protein — translation MFGYVIPYKDELKIREYNFFRAYYCGLCKALGKEFNQAVRMGLNYDFAFLALLLSSIHENKQEFTIEGCFANPVKKKPIMLANQHIQYSAYMSIILVYFKLLDDWQDDKSFPALFVLPAYLRPVKKAKEVYRRKYENIKQYLKQLSELERSKCEIIDESADAFAKLMQEIFIPPYVEDEKTKRILGWMGYNLGRWIYILDAFHDIEKDAKQNRYNPVLLQYKYDEKEDMEAFRERIKGSLEISLTFTLDNIAKSFELLDIKHNKTILDNIIYMGLRDRMRQIFEKRGCSKYEKSL, via the coding sequence TTGTTTGGCTATGTAATTCCATATAAAGATGAATTAAAGATTCGGGAATACAATTTTTTTCGGGCGTATTACTGTGGCTTGTGCAAAGCATTGGGGAAAGAATTTAATCAGGCTGTAAGAATGGGATTAAATTATGACTTTGCATTTTTGGCTCTGTTGCTGTCTTCTATCCATGAAAACAAGCAGGAATTTACGATAGAAGGCTGTTTTGCAAATCCTGTCAAAAAGAAGCCCATTATGTTGGCCAATCAGCATATTCAGTATAGTGCCTATATGAGCATAATACTCGTATATTTCAAATTACTGGATGATTGGCAGGATGATAAATCTTTTCCGGCTTTGTTTGTTTTACCGGCATATTTGAGGCCGGTAAAAAAGGCTAAAGAAGTTTACCGCCGGAAGTATGAGAATATTAAACAATATTTAAAACAATTGTCTGAGTTGGAAAGAAGCAAGTGTGAAATAATAGATGAGAGTGCAGATGCTTTTGCAAAATTAATGCAGGAAATTTTTATCCCTCCCTATGTCGAAGACGAAAAAACAAAAAGGATTCTGGGATGGATGGGATACAACCTGGGAAGATGGATTTATATTCTGGACGCTTTTCATGATATTGAAAAGGATGCTAAACAAAACCGCTATAATCCCGTATTATTGCAGTATAAATACGATGAAAAAGAAGACATGGAAGCATTCAGGGAAAGAATAAAAGGATCGCTGGAAATTTCTTTGACTTTTACGCTGGATAATATAGCAAAAAGCTTTGAACTGCTGGATATAAAGCATAATAAAACCATATTGGACAATATCATCTACATGGGATTGAGAGACAGAATGCGACAAATATTTGAAAAAAGGGGCTGTTCCAAATATGAAAAATCCTTATGA
- a CDS encoding efflux RND transporter permease subunit, giving the protein MRISEIAIKRPVTVIMMVFMIIVLGVVSLAGLNLDLFPDITFPMAVVVTNYPGAGPKEIETMITKPMEQAMGTVDNFKKVSSTSANGISMVMVEFTQGTNMDYAALQMREKADMIKSALPDDVKNPIIYQYDMSMIPIIEVGMSYGDDLAGLKSLAEDKVKDRLERLKGVAAVEIFGGLEGEVKINIIPQKMQGYGLSLIQLKQILQAENLNLPGGELKEGKSEFTVRTTGEFSDISEIESLPIPTAKGVIQLKDIAQVQQGFQDTKAKATMDGKPCVLLMVRKQSGFNTVKVSDKVNAELDKIKKELKDVEFETVFDQADFVKRSLGSVTNNAIVGGVLAILILFIFLKNVRTTFIIGTAIPISIIATFILVYFSGITLNMMSLGGLALGVGMLVDNGIVVLESIYRYREEGYGRIDAAREGSNEVAMAVTASTLTTIAVFLPIAFIRDNMAIEMFREMALTVTFSLIASLVVALTLVPMMASKILKVERMEDLEKKHTPIAVIDRAFERFFRGMESNYQKLLKWALKHRKTVIFGTALLLILSIALAAMFTGAEFFPQTDEGMFTVKIKLPKGAIVEETAKIAEILEEKLQEFKELKYRFVLVGMDGESEEPSTATIYASFGSKSSRKKGLNELLDELREKIKNIPGAKISVEKLGMMSMGGGSKPISINIKGDDLEILKDLADRMVEEVKKVEGTREVSSSVSQTVPEAQVRVNRKKASQYGISAYTLANTVQTAIMGQTATRYKVGGEEIDVRVRLQSDSRKDLKDLETITVATPTGQQIPLYEIADIIINEAPASIQRNDQVRQVNVTGDISGRDARSVFVDIQKKIDAMKIPQGYEVKLGGENEDMIEAAKAFGLAFLLAIILVYMIMASQFESLLHPFTIMFSVPLAFIGVAIAMSIARKPFSVPAFTGIIILAGIVVNNAIVLIDYINILRGRGFERNEAVFKAGPVRLRPILMTTLTTVLGLVPLALGIGEGAEQQAPMAITVIGGLSFSTLLTLVFIPVLYTLFDDFGRKFKRVFKKKNKTVVTVGQ; this is encoded by the coding sequence ATGAGAATCTCAGAAATAGCTATAAAAAGGCCTGTTACCGTTATCATGATGGTGTTCATGATTATTGTGCTGGGAGTAGTATCACTGGCCGGACTCAACCTGGACCTTTTCCCGGATATTACCTTCCCTATGGCGGTTGTTGTTACAAACTATCCGGGAGCCGGTCCCAAAGAAATTGAAACAATGATTACAAAGCCCATGGAACAGGCAATGGGCACAGTAGATAATTTTAAAAAGGTATCCTCTACCTCCGCAAACGGGATATCCATGGTGATGGTAGAATTTACCCAGGGGACCAATATGGACTATGCAGCGCTGCAAATGCGCGAAAAAGCAGATATGATTAAATCCGCCCTTCCCGATGACGTAAAAAATCCCATCATCTATCAATACGATATGAGTATGATTCCAATTATTGAGGTGGGAATGTCCTATGGAGATGACCTTGCAGGCTTGAAATCGCTGGCTGAAGACAAGGTAAAAGACCGCCTGGAACGTTTAAAAGGTGTTGCCGCAGTAGAAATTTTTGGAGGATTGGAAGGAGAAGTTAAAATTAATATCATCCCTCAAAAAATGCAGGGGTATGGCTTATCCCTCATTCAATTAAAGCAGATTTTACAGGCTGAAAATCTGAACCTTCCCGGAGGAGAACTCAAAGAAGGAAAGTCTGAATTTACTGTAAGAACCACCGGAGAGTTCTCTGATATCAGTGAAATTGAAAGCCTTCCTATCCCAACTGCAAAGGGAGTCATACAGTTAAAAGATATAGCCCAGGTACAACAGGGTTTTCAAGATACAAAAGCAAAAGCAACAATGGATGGGAAGCCCTGCGTATTGCTAATGGTTAGAAAACAGTCGGGCTTTAATACTGTAAAAGTATCGGACAAAGTGAATGCAGAACTTGACAAAATCAAAAAAGAACTCAAAGATGTAGAATTTGAAACGGTTTTTGACCAGGCGGACTTCGTAAAACGGTCGCTGGGCAGCGTAACCAACAATGCTATCGTTGGCGGTGTACTGGCAATATTAATTCTATTTATCTTTTTAAAAAATGTCAGGACCACCTTTATTATAGGAACAGCAATCCCTATTTCAATTATTGCCACGTTCATCCTTGTATATTTTAGCGGTATCACCTTGAATATGATGTCTCTCGGAGGCCTGGCATTAGGGGTAGGGATGCTGGTGGACAACGGTATCGTTGTGCTGGAAAGTATCTATCGGTATCGTGAGGAAGGATACGGGCGTATAGATGCTGCCCGGGAAGGAAGCAACGAGGTAGCAATGGCTGTTACCGCCTCTACACTTACTACTATTGCGGTATTCTTACCTATTGCTTTCATAAGGGACAATATGGCGATTGAAATGTTCCGCGAAATGGCACTGACCGTTACCTTCTCCCTGATTGCTTCACTGGTGGTAGCGCTGACACTGGTTCCGATGATGGCTTCCAAGATACTAAAGGTTGAGAGAATGGAAGACCTGGAGAAAAAACACACCCCCATCGCTGTAATTGACCGTGCTTTTGAAAGATTCTTCAGGGGAATGGAATCAAATTATCAAAAATTGCTTAAGTGGGCACTAAAACATAGAAAAACAGTGATTTTTGGGACTGCCTTGCTGCTTATCCTCAGTATTGCCCTAGCGGCAATGTTTACCGGAGCAGAATTTTTCCCGCAAACCGACGAAGGCATGTTTACTGTAAAAATTAAGCTGCCCAAAGGCGCTATAGTGGAAGAAACAGCCAAGATAGCAGAGATTTTGGAAGAAAAGCTGCAGGAATTTAAAGAACTGAAATATAGATTTGTACTTGTTGGAATGGATGGAGAAAGCGAGGAACCAAGTACTGCTACCATTTATGCATCTTTCGGTTCAAAGAGCAGCAGAAAAAAAGGGCTCAATGAGCTTTTGGATGAACTTCGTGAAAAGATTAAAAATATCCCCGGTGCCAAGATTAGTGTTGAAAAACTGGGCATGATGTCCATGGGTGGTGGCAGCAAGCCTATTTCCATCAATATCAAGGGGGATGATTTAGAGATTCTAAAGGACCTTGCTGATAGAATGGTAGAAGAAGTTAAAAAAGTGGAAGGCACAAGGGAAGTAAGCTCCTCTGTTTCACAGACCGTTCCGGAGGCGCAGGTAAGGGTGAACCGAAAAAAAGCATCCCAATACGGAATTTCAGCCTATACGCTTGCCAATACGGTGCAGACGGCAATCATGGGGCAAACGGCAACCCGGTATAAAGTTGGCGGGGAAGAGATAGATGTAAGAGTCAGGCTGCAATCTGACTCAAGAAAGGATTTAAAGGATTTGGAAACCATCACGGTTGCAACTCCAACCGGACAGCAGATACCTTTATATGAAATAGCCGATATTATTATCAATGAAGCACCGGCCAGCATCCAGAGGAACGACCAGGTAAGGCAGGTCAATGTCACCGGAGATATCAGCGGAAGAGATGCCCGCAGTGTATTTGTAGATATACAAAAGAAAATTGATGCAATGAAAATTCCACAAGGATATGAAGTGAAGCTGGGCGGAGAAAATGAAGATATGATTGAAGCAGCCAAGGCATTTGGTCTGGCTTTCCTGCTTGCAATCATATTGGTATATATGATTATGGCTTCCCAGTTTGAATCCCTTTTACATCCCTTTACAATTATGTTTTCGGTGCCGCTGGCATTTATCGGTGTAGCTATTGCCATGAGTATTGCAAGGAAGCCTTTTAGTGTCCCGGCGTTTACCGGAATTATCATATTGGCCGGAATTGTTGTAAATAACGCAATTGTGTTAATAGATTATATTAATATCCTGAGAGGTAGAGGATTTGAAAGAAATGAAGCGGTATTCAAGGCAGGGCCTGTAAGATTAAGGCCAATCCTTATGACGACGTTAACCACCGTACTAGGTCTGGTACCTCTGGCGCTTGGAATTGGTGAGGGGGCAGAACAGCAAGCACCAATGGCTATCACCGTTATCGGCGGATTGAGCTTTTCTACGCTGCTGACATTGGTATTTATACCGGTACTTTATACCTTATTCGACGACTTTGGAAGAAAGTTCAAGCGTGTTTTTAAAAAGAAAAATAAAACAGTTGTGACGGTTGGACAGTAA